A window of Syntrophorhabdaceae bacterium contains these coding sequences:
- a CDS encoding class I SAM-dependent methyltransferase, whose translation MSEGAAPVDDPRCNDWICLLPHGNFGSALVIGPGFGGVPIALSRMYEVVYVIDDVLPRLQFLEARRNEQGLHNIHLILSDKKSPLPILPGSIDLVSICDSGWIDEGLSFELVSAQMHRLLKNGGILYFLAKNKMGIQNLWRSRSELESKAHSMSGYVNVMEREGFSEIDFYAPLPFYDGIPLFYLPLNDKRAMRYFFEHNFQLFEMVSPEVKKQYGLQYTLAKTAVKCALPLGLTGLSRHFLSGFAVFARKGAGTGPWI comes from the coding sequence GTGTCGGAAGGAGCGGCTCCGGTCGACGATCCAAGGTGCAATGACTGGATCTGCTTGCTCCCCCATGGAAATTTCGGATCAGCGCTGGTGATCGGGCCAGGTTTCGGGGGAGTCCCCATTGCCCTGTCCCGAATGTATGAGGTGGTATATGTCATCGATGATGTCCTGCCCCGCCTGCAATTCCTGGAGGCACGAAGGAACGAGCAAGGGTTACATAATATTCACCTGATACTTTCGGACAAAAAATCACCCCTGCCTATTTTGCCGGGCTCCATCGATCTTGTCTCAATCTGTGACAGCGGATGGATCGATGAAGGGTTATCATTTGAGCTTGTGTCTGCCCAGATGCACCGGCTATTGAAAAATGGTGGCATTCTTTATTTTCTTGCCAAAAACAAAATGGGAATTCAAAATTTATGGCGGTCTCGAAGCGAACTCGAATCAAAAGCCCATTCCATGTCCGGCTATGTGAATGTTATGGAACGTGAGGGATTCTCTGAGATTGATTTCTACGCGCCGTTGCCTTTCTATGATGGAATTCCTCTTTTCTACCTTCCGCTGAATGATAAAAGGGCAATGCGATACTTCTTCGAGCATAATTTTCAATTATTCGAAATGGTTTCTCCCGAGGTGAAGAAGCAGTACGGGCTTCAATATACACTCGCGAAGACCGCGGTAAAGTGTGCTCTTCCATTGGGATTGACAGGACTTTCAAGGCATTTCCTTTCAGGATTTGCAGTTTTTGCGCGGAAAGGAGCCGGCACCGGACCATGGATATGA